Sequence from the Mytilus galloprovincialis chromosome 10, xbMytGall1.hap1.1, whole genome shotgun sequence genome:
TTTATTCGAACTTTCATCAAAGTCATCTGTCCTATTTGTTTTAGCACTTTTATTACCACTACTAATTTTTGGAAGAAATAAATGTAGTTCGGCATGCGAATCATCTACCTTAAAGTCCACTTTAAATGAGTTATCATGATCTAACTTTTCGTCATCCTCGTCTTCACTATCTATATCGCTTACATCTTCTACTTCTGGTTCTTCACTTATTGTAGTAATATTATCCGGGAAGTCAGAAATTGTAGTATTATCTTTATTATCTATCTCTTCGTCCGTAATAAAAGTTGTGTGTTTCTTCTTTTCAGTTCTAGCCGTGACATCCGGTGTTTTTGGTGTGACAGAATCAAACAATTCTGCTTTCTCTTTCGCTATTTCCGGATCCGGCTTTATAAGGGAGACAACtttcttttcatttatattgGCATTTTGTTTTAACAAAGTTTTCACTGTTTCGTGCTGAgaaattattttaagtttttctgtAGCTTCGAGAAGTCGCCGAAACGTTGGCGAATGGCTTCTTTGATGAAATCCATATTTGGAAGGAAAAAGTATTTTttccttttcttctttttcatgtGTGCGTAAACGGTATTGAAGTGGCTTCACCAGTTCTGCAAAAAATCGAACGTCTTGCAAATTGTCTGTTGTATCCCCATTAATAACATGATTTTTAGTTTTACGAGATATTATTGAACCGGAAGTAATATTTGACCAACTACTTCGTAATTTTCTTGACGACTGTATTAAATGTTCCGAATGTTTATCTTCACGGATCACGTACTCACTGTTGTAACGTCTGAGTGTAGTATCTTGATCTGCTGGTGGTCCTTGTAGACTTAAGCCTTGAAGtctaaaaattgaagaataaattATTAACACAATCATCATAATATCAAGACTTAAGAAAAGTATTCATTGCGATCTCTATTAAGTCCTTTTGAATATTGGGAATTcatattgaaatcaatttgacgGAAAGGGTTGAAAGAACTTTACTGAGAGTGAAGTCGTCAAATATATGCATACATTTTTGAATCTGAAACTTCAGCTTCATCTCGTGTCAACAAGagaaaactgtttaaaaaaaaaatgttgaatatgaATTGTGgcttttaagaataaaaaatcttaaagatCAAATGCAATGTCATGTTTCGTACAATCGTGACAGTACATTCATAGTAAAAACAAGCAGAAAAATAAGTTAGTCATATATTCATAGTATCAAACATTGTTCGCCAATCATAACGTTTTGGttaacgcttttgaaaatattacacagAATGCATTTCCTTATGCAATTATGAATACACAAACAATGACTTAAGtagttttataaaacaaagtgtttactttttaaaaaaaccTTACTCAATGATAGGACCAACAGGAACAACTTTCGTTTCCATGGTGATATATTCAATTCTATATATCCAGTATATTACGTGTGAGCAgcttgtcaaaaaaaaaaaaaaaaaaaataaacataagcaTCGAACTTAGTTCAGTTTCCctctatggtttttttttgtgtttttgatatATTACAAGATAATTAAATATCGTAAAAGAAGGACATATCTTTGCATCAACATTTTGATAAAAGAAGGGCGTAAGATACTAGACGGACAGTCAAGctcaaagatcgaaaataaactgacaacgtcatggctaaacatgaagacaaacagacaaataatagataACAAGACCAAACATAGAAACCCTAAAGCAACAAAACTTGGGGTGACCTCAGGTGCTCCGATATCTGATAACTTTGTAGTTTTAAAAACGCTCATCTAGAATTCATTTCCAAATTGCTATTGCTCTGATGTTAACTCATGATGCAAAACCTTTTAAACTATAAATGTGGATATAACAAtcaaatattctaaaataaaaattatacgtACTTTTATTTTGGATTTTGGATTATGACCAATTAATCTTAGTGAAGGATTAACATTTCTTCTGTAAAAATTGTTCATTATGTTTCAGCAAATCCTCTTAAACTAGTTGACTGACATATTTGTCTGATCTTATCACATTaaagtttataataaaaaaactcAGGACAGACaaaatataatcatttaaaaacattttatagaaataacaataacaataaattGTTTCTACGCATAGGTCTAACTTTGATCTTGTTAGTTCTTCTATCAGGTGCAAATAAGAGCTTAAGGACATTCAGTCAATTCAGAACCATTTAGAACGGTAAGTTTGTATAATAAGAGCAATTCATGAAACGAAAAGAGAAAGTATTTTGGTTTGTTTCTCAGTTCTGAAAAAACCCGACTTATTTGCATTTAATAATAGGGTGATTTTGTTTTCAGAATAAGCCACTATACTTCCATTGCTCtttacaaaacaaatgccaacaataacaacttgctAGCTTTACATatgatttatttcaatcgttcttCATacatttcttcgtctgttgaaaccgtTCATATTTTCCTCGACACCATGGTTTGTTTTTATTAAGGGACGCAGCACCAATACAAACTGTgcattgaaataagccccgcctactaacATAATATGGAATGTACACGGTCTCCATGCGGTTGCTTTTAACAATTCATATTCCTATAAATGTATATGAGGTTATATAAATGTCAGTATTTATGAACATGAAAGGAATTTCCTATCATTGAATTTAAGATATGTGAATTGTGATTGCTTAAATTTAAGGAAATAAGCATATAAAGAATGGCGGTTATGAATAATTGTTCCATTTTCTTTGCCAAgaacatattttgtattttgtattgctGTTTCTATACCAACCGTGAgctttatgttttgtttattcaACATGCTATCTTTAAACATTTGATTTGGAATATTTGATGTAGAATACGTTCACATTTTTGAAAATCACCCTGAAATAACTTCGAAGACATCAATTAGGGAGATCAATAACGGGGAAAATCTACGCATAATAACTCCGAGGCAACAGATACCATAGTAACATTCAAACTAATAAGTTAGAAATAAACTGATGACGCCAAAGAAAGAGAGAACAACTAAcagaacaaataaaaacaatgaagaaAACTAAAGAGCAACacgaaccaaaaaaaaaaagtacaactgggagttttaaaaaaaattaatcatcaATTGTTGATACTAAAATACACGTTAAAACTGCAAAAGATGTTAACAATTAACAGCAGTGTACGCTATAAGCAATAAAgcttaaataaacatataaagttaaaatttaaaaacatttaccgCCCATACTATTCTAACCATATTTGTTTAGTCTTTTAGACCGGACTTAAacttaaaatttcaatttgtaCTGTATAAAATAAGACAccattgttttacttttgttgtAATGCCAACAAAGTTACATCCTGTGTTTATAATAGTGTATGAAGCCAACATTAGTGTCTTCAAATAAAgtgatcaataaaaaaagaatagtTTTGCATCATATTCTCATGTGTATACCGATTACAACTATTTTACTTGTAAAGATCAACATTATTAACCAGTATCTAATGTATGATGATACATTGTACCAATATGTGTAAAAATCTTTCCTTAAGAATATCATCGTCCCCAAAAAAACACCCTTTTATCGagagaaaacatttttaaattattttgaattaacaGTTATGTCTGATAGTGAAGTTATTGTTATATTCTCCCGAATCAGTTCAATGAACGAGTTTGATTTAACACAGACATAATGTGATGAGTATTTTCAAAttagacaactatctacaagagaccaaaggaTAAGGATAAGACGAAATACAGGacatcgtatggccttcaacaataggcAATTGTTGTGAATGTTTGATTCTTCCCTGAAGATTGACGGTTGTGAAAAAtcacaacacaaaaacaaactttttgaaAAGGATTTGAAAAGTATTTGAATCATTAAATTGGTAGTAGTGACATAACGAAAATACGCAGAGTACCGATATAAAAGTACTTCGCAGTTAACGACGGGTAATaagaaattaaagatttttttcacgAAAGCATGAAGTATCATTGGTGTCTctgactttcttttttttatcttttgtaataatCAAGTAAATCAAATTATTAAACTTTGACCTTCTTATATAAAGTGCAATGGTTCTTCGCAATCAAATGATTTTAgacttttttcatgaaaaatctTTGTTCTGTGAtgttctaaaatatatatatttgtagcaATAATATAAAATCCAAACTAAAAAGTATACTTATAATATAGTTatcataaaaatgacaatattaatactaataaaaataaaagctgTTTTTGGAGtatttgaaatgagaaaaagGTTAAGCAGTCACATATaccaatataaaaatgtaaaagtaaaTGAATCCGGTAAAACAATTTTGTGTGGGAAAAATATAACTGTAAGATATCATTTGACCTCTCTTACCTCGAGAGTGTATCTTCCATCGTGGACATAATCCTAAAAGTAAAGCCTCTCCCGTGCAGACCTGGGCTTatcttgaattatttaaaatatttgacggGTTAATCGTCAGCTTATTTTGCCTTTACTACTCAGTTATCTATAATTGTGATCAATACTATTTCGATTCAACTTTAACAAAGATGTTTTCAAACCATAGAAAAATCCAGCCGACATTGTTACGAGGATTAGCGGAAACAATTCTTGATTCTTTCCTTCCAATTATATATTTAAGTCATTAAGTTGGTGACGTTTAGAAAGAATCACTACAGATTAAAGTTACATGTAATGGATTGAAAGTACAAACAAATTTAAGTCTTTTGTTTACGAGTTAAGATAAgggtttttaaataaaaatcaattagtTTGACATTCTGAATACACATTGAAAATCAGTTGGTTGTTTAGATCCACTACCCATGAGATGAATTGTGGACCTTCATTTAGAGCGAATACATCGGTTgtttaaatatgtaataaactTACCAACAGACTCAGGGGATTTGTGAAATCCATTCAGAATTTTTAATTACGAGTGAAATTAATTTTTCAGTTGTTCACATTTGACCAATTTGACAGCTGTATAGATGAAATATATTCAAATGTACTCTGTCACGAATAAATACTCTAACAATGCTGGGGTCAGCAACAACGAATTTGTTATAACGTTGGTGCATACTCATTAAAATAGTTGCGAACAAAGGTCACTGTATTCAAAACAATGTGAAGACTATAACTGAAAAACAGATTCTTAATTTACAATTGTTAAATAAGTTTTGATAAGATATTAGAGTTGAGCATCAATGAATAGACATTTATATTCGAAATGCATATCTGGTGCAGTTAAATTGATGCCGTTTGTACTATTACAATAAGAACACATTTTACTATCATGATACTGGTACAACGCATACTATCGTTTCAGACTTTGTGAAAGTCCAATTTCCCGAATTAGTTTATTGATCACTTATTTACTGATACCGGTTTTTCGTTGCacttagtgtttctgttgttccgtttttTTCTATTATAGTCGATGTGATTTCTTCGGTTATAGTTTGTAAcccatatttgttttctctcaatagatttatgaattttgaacagcatTATACTACtgttacatttatttatatagacATTTGTATTTGTTATATCCTCTATGATTCCTATCgtaattttcatatgtagaagaaagaattgtttttgttttcctaAAGGGGAAATCAGATCTCATTACGTAATACCTTGGATGGTATACAAGATAGTTGTGGTCTCTAGAAATAAATGATGCATGAAGTGGTACCTATGCCACGATTTACATTGTACACAAGTTATTCGTTAAAACAGTTGTTGAAATATTGCATGCCTTTTAGATTTAACTGAATACAAAATTTCACTATCGTCCTGGGCATATCAGGGACGCATGTATTGCAAGCAGTCCTCTGTGGTATATTACCCCGCATAATACTAACATGCATAATGCCAGATACTAGAAGCACAAGAAGGATACATATTGCAAGATATATAATACTAACATACAAAATTCCATAAGCTTAATAAGGACGCATATTAAAAAAGCACTATAGAGGCACACATTCTTTTAGAAGAAGAATACAGTTACACATACTGTCAGAACACACTTTTCAATTGGCTTTATTGAAATAAGATCAAAACGAAAATGGCTATacgatataaaacaaataaaggtTACAAACCTTAATTTTTCAGGAACTGCAATCGTGAAACTCCTTGTTGGCTTTTAAAATTATAAGCCAACGTTACGAATATACATTGCTTtaaagacaataaaatatgttcctACCTATTAATCAACTTCACCTATTTAACACGTTATACACTTTTGACTTATCTTTATTGTTTCAGAAGTATCAATGCAGTACTTAAAAGAGAAATGGCGTTGCTGGTTAATATGAAAGTAAGAGACTTCTCCTTTGTCAACAAGCTCAATATGACATGTCTAGCAAATAAAACAGACCTGACCACTTAATAAGTCATCAACAGTTACTACAGAAACAGTAATACCACATATAAAAGAGCACTCAAAAAGACGTACAGTTTCTACAGACattaataaatatgtaaaataagtatttgttttgttcacacacaATACAATTAATTGTTAATATTGATGAGAGGTTGTAAAAGGTTGTATTATGTTTGACATAAATCGATCAACAAACGTGCACTTTTAGTACATTTAAGCTCTTGGTGGGACACTGTAAAACAGTGTTTAACAATACTTGGTGGGGTATTTAGGAACGTGTTCACAATAGATTAATAACTTTAATCCCATTAAATACAGAATGTAAACATGTAAAtgcttttgaaaataaatatgaacGTCATGATCAAAAGGCATGGAATACCATAGTTATCTCTTAAAATGTGATATTCATTCATTTATCATTACCGACAAGCACAATTTCAATCATCTGTCAATATGGTCAATATATAAAAGGTAGACTTGCGAAAAACTGTCATGTGAGTGTTAACGTTGTTTAAGTTACCAAGGGAACTTGATAAAAACTTGACATTAAATAAGCACACCGAAGTAAAACAATAAACACACTGACctttaattcaaacaaatatttccTCAAGTGTCCCTTTCGCtgcttattaaatatataaagatCAAGATTTAAAACGGAAGAACAATGCTTtagttttgaaattatatttaaatcaaatgccACTGTTCTGCCAtaggtgtcattcggtttaatgAGAATTAACAAGCACTTTATTAGATTAATATAATTTCAAGGTGCTTTGACATAAATCGGTTTAAAACGACAAATttcatataaacaatttataaaagtagtaTCAGTGTAAAAAACAGAGTTATACATGCAAAGAATGAAATGAGTATACCTTGTTAATCATTTTAATTTGAACAAAACGAGTTCTTTAAAATTAAgttttacattttaagaaaattgaacCAAAGAATCATAATACTGTGATGCCTCCAATCCCGTCTTAAagtaaaactattttaaaatacCAACGTTTAAAATAACCCAAAGACCACTGATGTAACATTTATTAATTAGAAAACTAAGGTCAGAAAAACTGTGATCGGATACTTTGAGAAACATTATGACATACAGTCATGTAACCAATACTCAGTTATTGTGTTTAGATATAGAACAACTGCTGACACAGAAAATGCATAAGCTGCTTTCTCAGTTAGAACGAACATTACTATGTACATTGTATTCTGTAAGTTAACGACAACTGAGGTTTTCAGATCAATCACAGAGAACACATTTGATATCGGTCGAAAAAGCTGTAGCAGAGAAATAGATATATCTTAATGAGTCGTGTATTTCAGAAAgctgtttataaacataaacaacgCAAAATTCATCGGTTGAAGCAAGGTCAATTATTTTTCATGAAGACTAAAAAATAAggaacatttaaatttttcaaaaatataaattagaGATAAGTATATTCACTAAAGAGACACAAaccaaatacaacaaaaaaacattgaaaaaaccCAAAATATCTCTTACCAGTCTATTTTCTAAATCCACCTTTCAAGGGAAATATAGGATCCAACATTAATATGGAATGACTCCTTGTTTCCTTTTTTTACTATATGACAAAATTTATAGACACAACGGTGCCGACCTTTAACTTGAATGACATGTATATAAAAggaaatggcaaaaaaaaaaaaaaaatctatcaacCTCTATAATTTGTTTCTATTAAAGCAAATAAtgctgttgtttatattttttagaacTGAGTAGAAAATCTCTTTTAATATATCTAACAACAAATAACTTCTGTAGAACTCGAAACTGACAATAAGTTCATAAATTCAGAGACAATAAAAAGCTTCGGAGACATAAGACTATTCCTTTACAATTGGGAGAAGTTTTACATTGAAAATGATTCTATTTAGTTTTATGTATTCAAGATATGTTTACTGTTTATACGTCGGTCATGAACTCATGATATGTTAAATACAGCTCTTTCTTTTAATGACGTGACAAATATTAAATTGTGTTTGTCCAAAGCGCTTCTCAAGAAAGAGAACTATGTGAAGAGGCTATATTCAAATGAACAGTTAAAATCCATGCAGATTAATGActaacaataaataataaatttaagaGACAATATTTGTCACAATTAACATCTTCTGCTTGAAACATTATAACATTCGGTTTTGTAACTAAAATATCACAAAAGCCCGTACTGACAGCGTCAGACGTAAGGCAGTAAGGACTCAAAAGCACCATTAGGTATTAAAAATAACTTACAATTTCTTATACGTTAACGCATACATGTTGCTTTCATCCAAAAAGTCCATATAGGTGTTATCCAATGCTGGTGTAAAATCTAAATGTCTAGATAGTAATGTCATTGTTTAATAATATTAATGAGATTTCAAAATGCCATAGCTACGGACCAGTACAGTAGTAGTCTGTGCTTTCAATTTTGTATATtcttataaaatattcaatatgcaaTTTATCAGATGTATTAAGTTTCCCAACGTGAATTATATcatcattcatatttttcaaatGGAAATCAATTTCACACTCTAATGCTTTGTAACAAGATACTGGAATAGAGGTATGATGTATAGCTATgtttatgaaaaaagtaaaactcTAAAAGTGTCTCTGAAAATATGGAGATAACGACTTGAAATGAAAGGCAGTACTTGTTAAACTTAAGCGTATACATATGCAttaaatatatattcttatagcccgtttatttatatatttttatcttagCATTTAAAAGAAGAGTCAAGAATATTTCGAAAATTCAAACTCTTTTctatgaatgataaaaaaaaatccaacatacCCGAAATCCAAGGTATTTACGAAAAGTGGAAGTCTATAAGAGGACAAATTCAAACGCTATCGATTAACGGAACGGAACGTAagtcagcagtggcatcgacctagtggttgtaaaACTTATTAAAGATACAAAGCGTATTAGTTGTTACGTCAAACGCGTATCAGTGACATTTCGTTTCATAACAGTTAAAAGTCTAAATAAAGACTTCTCATAATATCTTACTttacatttctgaaaaaaaaacccgataGAGAACAAAGACAAATGCTTCGTGTATTGTATTTTCTGAGTTAAGCCTACGTGTTTAGATCAATCGTAGAAACAAGGTTGTTTCGGTCGAGGAGTCAGTTGTTAGATAGTTAAGAAATAAATCACTGAACTGTGCATTCCAGATAGCTGTTTATAAAAATAGACTTTGCAAAATCCATAGCTTAAAATGAAGTCAATTATTGTATTAAATACTACAGATTGAGGAACTGCTATCACATTTTTAACAGATACTGTATGTAAATATAACACTCCACAATAGTCGTGATAGTAATATGAAGAAGAACAAAAATAGTAAAAAGAGAAagataaaaaaggaaataatatACATAGCATACTATTCGATCCCCCCCCCAAATTCTTTAAAAGATTTGAGAACAAAAAGTATCAGACATTTAGTTTACCAAAATGGTTTATGACAACTCGTCTGTGCTTCTCCATATGATGCATCATACGAGACTACTGTTCAAACATGAAGTGATCGGAATGCCAATGACCAATCACCCTGTATAATTTGCTTTtgttaaattgaaaaatgttaaactgagtaaataaaaaatttcttttttaacaacAATTAAACGCTACAAAGAACTCAAAATTAACAATTAATCAAACGATCATACAGTTTATCGTTAAAAACTGCAAGAATATTAGATAAGACCTCGTGCAATGGGTCAAAGTCTACATAAGTTTACTGACTGTGTGAAATCAAACATTTGTAGAGATTTATATTTATTCATCTTTTAATGTACTCAAAATATGGTAAGAATTACCGCCTTCCTTTTTGGACATattaatttttgataatttacAACAGTTcatggatataagaagatgtggtatgagtgccaatgagacaactcgctatccaagtcacaattagcAAAATGTAAATCATTATACGTCAAAggacgaccttcaacacggagaatGTCTGTTTCCAATACGGTAATAAAATGGatgtattacaacaacaaaaattaacaTTTCATTCTAATTTTTAAATAGTTTCTCTCTCAACATCGTTTGGAGAGAAATCATTTGTCAAAAAGCGAATCTGGTGCTTCCA
This genomic interval carries:
- the LOC143048004 gene encoding uncharacterized protein LOC143048004 isoform X1, yielding MILEFRQGFRNFSENLQTTLPESDMHAPVQRQMTTLDSAAQGKVMKRTKTQMNMDLSLERQNTTINRIMFSGKGFDNMKIVRHRTTDFDVWSVIPDKKPTTKPKSVHENSPSNLSRPMSEVSAYELEKKEGHKFPILGPTRQQTDIYFKHKSKKLQGLSLQGPPADQDTTLRRYNSEYVIREDKHSEHLIQSSRKLRSSWSNITSGSIISRKTKNHVINGDTTDNLQDVRFFAELVKPLQYRLRTHEKEEKEKILFPSKYGFHQRSHSPTFRRLLEATEKLKIISQHETVKTLLKQNANINEKKVVSLIKPDPEIAKEKAELFDSVTPKTPDVTARTEKKKHTTFITDEEIDNKDNTTISDFPDNITTISEEPEVEDVSDIDSEDEDDEKLDHDNSFKVDFKVDDSHAELHLFLPKISSGNKSAKTNRTDDFDESSNKTDRTGPILLPSIKVDSIHQIKSYQNPPGRKLKRQETFRKKKKKAVERIKSAADPDKKVRDHLNDVHTLISIEDHHSSHTNDTVCHFENCPYHSLLPQTQESTL
- the LOC143048004 gene encoding uncharacterized protein LOC143048004 isoform X2, which translates into the protein MMAVRFHENNVRNDSKVLRRTFSMSVLIHELLFTHRDSKLHKRINPTFGRFPPRRLARLQGLSLQGPPADQDTTLRRYNSEYVIREDKHSEHLIQSSRKLRSSWSNITSGSIISRKTKNHVINGDTTDNLQDVRFFAELVKPLQYRLRTHEKEEKEKILFPSKYGFHQRSHSPTFRRLLEATEKLKIISQHETVKTLLKQNANINEKKVVSLIKPDPEIAKEKAELFDSVTPKTPDVTARTEKKKHTTFITDEEIDNKDNTTISDFPDNITTISEEPEVEDVSDIDSEDEDDEKLDHDNSFKVDFKVDDSHAELHLFLPKISSGNKSAKTNRTDDFDESSNKTDRTGPILLPSIKVDSIHQIKSYQNPPGRKLKRQETFRKKKKKAVERIKSAADPDKKVRDHLNDVHTLISIEDHHSSHTNDTVCHFENCPYHSLLPQTQESTL